The Psychrobacillus sp. FSL K6-4046 DNA window GACATGATGAGAAATTATAACTTAACTGTTTCAGAGGATGGCCTCGGGAATATTTTTGGAAAACTCGAAGGCCTCGACCCAAGTGCACCATCGGTTATAGTAGGCTCTCATTTTGACTCTGTACCAAACGGTGGAGCATACGATGGCGCGGCTGGCGTTGTAGTCGGGTTAGAAGTTGCCGCTTTATTTAAGGAACAGCAAATCCAGCCAGTTAACTCGCTGGAGGTCATTGCAATGGTCGAGGAGGAAGGCTCTCGCTTTGGCGGTGGGCTAATGGGCTCTAGAGGAATGATGGGGTTATTATCTGAAGATGATTTCCAATCCATCAAAGACAAAAACGGGGTTTCCGTAAAAGAAGCCATGACTAATATTGGTTTAGATTTTACTAAGGAAAAATACCGTGACCCGAAAACGATTAAAGCTTTTTTGGAGTTACATATTGAACAAGGTCCTATTTTAGAAGAAAAAAACATATCTATAGGTGTTGTGGATGCTATTGTTGGTCTAACTCAGCTAGAGGTTACTATTCAAGGCAGAGCCGGTCATGCAGGTACGACGCCTATGGACAAAAGAGCTGACGCATTAGTCACAGCTGCACAAATCATTTCCGCATTTCCAAAGCTTGCTGAAGAAGTAGGACATGGGACCGTTATTACTACAGGACAATTAGAAGTTTTCCCTAACGGTTCTAATGTAATTCCAAGCAAAGTAATCTTTTCAGTAGATATACGTTCAGGAGAAGAGGAAAAAGTTCAGCAAGCAATTAATAAGGTAATGGCACTAATTGAATCTAAAAATAATTCGAACGTGCAAAGCGTCGCTGAGCAGCTGCTTCACACGACGCCAAAGGTTATGGACAAAGAAGTTCACTCTCTTTTAACAGAGGCATGCGAGAAACTAGACATTTCCTATTGCCAGATTAGTAGTGGAGCAGGTCACGATGCCATGATTTTCTCTGATTATACTGCATGTGGGATGATCTTTATCCCTAGCAGGAATGGTCTAAGTCATAGCCCGGAAGAGTGGTCGGATACTAAGGACCTTGCTAAGGGAGCAACTATTTTATATGAAACAGTATTACGACTAACGGAGGGAACAGCATGATTAACACTCAAATTAAGGAATCCATAAAAAACAACAGTGAGGAGCTAACTGAATTACGTAGGAAATTGCATAGTGAGCCAGAATTATCTTTTGAAGAATTTAAAACTACCGAATTTATTTGTAACTATTTAGACAAGCTAGGTATTTCTTATCGTAAAACAGAGCCTACAGGAGTTATCGCAGAAATCTATGGCAAAACTGATGGAAAAACTGTGGCATTACGTGGCGACATGGATGCTCTATCTGTACAGCAGCTAAATAATGTGCCGTACGCATCTAAAATAGAAGGAAAAATGCACGCTTGTGGACACGATGCTCATACGTCTATGCTACTAATTGCTGCTAAGGCATTATCTGAAGTGAAGGACCAGCTGCCTGGAAAGGTTCGCTTGCTTTTCCAACCGGCAGAGGAAATTGCTCAAGGTGCTAAAGCTATGGTTGAACAAGGTGCTATGGAAGGTGTGGACAATGTATTCGGTATACATATTTGGTCACAAATGCCGACAAGTAAAGTATCCTGCACCCCTGGACCTTCATTTGCTGCAGCCGATCTTTTCACTGTAAAGTTCAAAGGTCGCGGTGGGCATGGCGCTATTCCTGAGGCATGTATTGACGCTGCCCTTGTAGCCTCTTCCTTTGTGATGAACGTTCAAACGGTCGTTTCTCGCACTATCGATCCACAAAGTCCAGCAGTACTAACAATCGGAAAAATGATTGTTGGTACTAGGTTCAATGTTATTGCTGAAAATGCAGAAATTGAAGGAACAGTTCGTACGTTCCACCCCGAAACTCGTGATCATATGGAACAGAGTATTAAAGACTATGCGGAAAACGTGGCAGCAATTTACGGAGCAACAGCAGAAGTAGTTTATACTCGTGGAACAGATGCAGTAGATAATGAGGAAGAAAGCGCAAAGCTTGTTCAACAGGTAGCAAGCGAAGCATTTGGTTCTGACTCTGTATATGATGAAAAGCCTACTATGGGTGGAGAAGATTTCTCAGCATTTTTAACAAAAGCCCCTGGAAGCTTTGCACTAGTAGGATGCGGAAACTCCGAAAAGGATACAGAGTGGGCGCATCACCATGGTAACTTTAATATTGATGAAGATTCACTTGTAACAGGAGCAGAGCTTTATGCTCAATACGCTTGGGCCTACTTGAATAAATAACGTGATTTTTGAAAAGCTAATCCAAAGGATAATACATTCCTTAGATTAGCTTTTTCATTTTCTAAAAATTATCTATTTACTCCCCTCTTAAGTCGCCTGCCATTAAAGAAAAGCGTTAAGATATACGTCTTTTTTTAAAATTTAACTCAATTGGAAACTATTTTCTGTATTTTTCGTATATACTAGGGAAAAAAGAAGAGGAGGTATTTAAATGGAAGATATTATTGGACTTTTTATTGGCCTTGTTGCTATAGTAATGGTCTTTTCGATTCCGTTAACGGCTATTTGGACAACCCATTTACGCAAAATGCAGTCTATGAAATCTAAGGTAATAAAGGATGAAATTGAACTAGAACGGCTTAAATACGACAATTTCCTATTAGAAACAGAAAAAATGCGATTAGATTTGCAAAACAAGCAAGCTAGTCTTTTAGAAATGTCTGCAGACCCCCTAGTCGTAGAGTTGCAAAAAAGACCTAAGGCGGAGACTCAGGCTTTATAATGATCGTGCAGCTTTAGTTTGCACGATTTTTTTGGTATAAGAAATGGAGAAAGGAGTATTTAGCATGTCCTCTTCTACTAAAAATTTTTTCCAATTACTGAAAAGCTTAAGGTGGCCAGTTAAAATAGCAGTTTTAGCTATCATCCTTTCCTTATTAAGCACGGTCATTAGTTTAGTAGTACCTTTAGTAACTAAAACACTAGTTGACTCATTGACCTCAACTAGCTTCAATTGGACTCTTATCCTATTGTTATTGGCTGTATTTATATTGCAGGCCGTGTTCGGTGGTTTTTCCTACTACCTTTTGTCCTACATAGGAGAATTTGTCGTTGCTGATTTGAGAAACAAGCTATGGAGCAAGGTTCTTCATTTACCGATCCCCTACTATGACCGACATGAAAGCGGCGAAACAATGAGTCGTATCACTCAAGATACTTCTACATTAAAATCATTAATCACTGACCACTTAGTTAATTTTGTATCAGGTATCATAACGATCATTGGTTCAGTTATCATTTTATTTTTTATAGACTGGAAAATGACATTAATCATGCTTATAAGCGTTCCACTAAGTATGGCTATTATGATGCCTTTAGGTTCTATGATGCATAAGGTCGCGAAGGCAACCCAAAAAGAAATGGCCTCATTTTCTGGATTGCTAGGTAGAGTTCTATCTGAGATAAGACTAGTAAAATCTTACCGGGCAGAAGAAAATGAAACCGTTAGTGGCGGAGAGGCAATCCAAAGACTTTATCGGTATGGACTGAAGGAAGCCAAGATTCAATCATTCATATCCCCTTTTATGACCCTTATTATGATGGCTATCCTAGTTGTCATTTTAGGTTATGGAGGATTACAGGTTTCTAATGGCACACTCTCTGCTGGAGACCTTGTGGCAATTATCTTCTATTTAGTTCAAATAATTTTTCCCTTCGCTCAAATGGCAACGTTCTTTACCTCCTTCCAAAAGGCTGTGGGAGCAACGGAACGAATTCAAGAAATATTTGCAATGGACAGTGAACCTGTTGAGGATCAATCATCAACAGCGTTGGAGGATGGGATAATAACTTTTAAAGACGTTCATTTTTCTTATGGAGAAAACAAAAAAATTATAAATGGAATTACGTTTGAAGCAAAGCCTGGTACAGTTACCGCTTTTGTAGGACCAAGTGGTGGAGGAAAAACTACTATCTTTTCGTTACTCGAGAGGTTTTACGAGCCTGACCATGGTTCAATTTATTTTAACGGATCTCCTATTCACGAACTACCTTTAAGGGATTGGCGTTCTAAAATGGGGTATGTATCACAGGAAAGCCCTTTGATGAGCGGTACTATCTTGTCTAATATGACTTATGGTATGACAAAAATCCCTCCGCTGGAAAAGATTATAGAGGCTGCAAAAGCTGCAAATGCCTCGTCCTTTATAGAAGAGCTTCCTGACAAATACGATACGCTTGTAGGCGAACGA harbors:
- a CDS encoding Zn-dependent hydrolase, coding for MIANQLRIEQHINLLSQYTATPKAGVTRLTYSKEDLEARNYIKDMMRNYNLTVSEDGLGNIFGKLEGLDPSAPSVIVGSHFDSVPNGGAYDGAAGVVVGLEVAALFKEQQIQPVNSLEVIAMVEEEGSRFGGGLMGSRGMMGLLSEDDFQSIKDKNGVSVKEAMTNIGLDFTKEKYRDPKTIKAFLELHIEQGPILEEKNISIGVVDAIVGLTQLEVTIQGRAGHAGTTPMDKRADALVTAAQIISAFPKLAEEVGHGTVITTGQLEVFPNGSNVIPSKVIFSVDIRSGEEEKVQQAINKVMALIESKNNSNVQSVAEQLLHTTPKVMDKEVHSLLTEACEKLDISYCQISSGAGHDAMIFSDYTACGMIFIPSRNGLSHSPEEWSDTKDLAKGATILYETVLRLTEGTA
- a CDS encoding amidohydrolase, whose translation is MINTQIKESIKNNSEELTELRRKLHSEPELSFEEFKTTEFICNYLDKLGISYRKTEPTGVIAEIYGKTDGKTVALRGDMDALSVQQLNNVPYASKIEGKMHACGHDAHTSMLLIAAKALSEVKDQLPGKVRLLFQPAEEIAQGAKAMVEQGAMEGVDNVFGIHIWSQMPTSKVSCTPGPSFAAADLFTVKFKGRGGHGAIPEACIDAALVASSFVMNVQTVVSRTIDPQSPAVLTIGKMIVGTRFNVIAENAEIEGTVRTFHPETRDHMEQSIKDYAENVAAIYGATAEVVYTRGTDAVDNEEESAKLVQQVASEAFGSDSVYDEKPTMGGEDFSAFLTKAPGSFALVGCGNSEKDTEWAHHHGNFNIDEDSLVTGAELYAQYAWAYLNK
- a CDS encoding ABC transporter ATP-binding protein, whose amino-acid sequence is MSSSTKNFFQLLKSLRWPVKIAVLAIILSLLSTVISLVVPLVTKTLVDSLTSTSFNWTLILLLLAVFILQAVFGGFSYYLLSYIGEFVVADLRNKLWSKVLHLPIPYYDRHESGETMSRITQDTSTLKSLITDHLVNFVSGIITIIGSVIILFFIDWKMTLIMLISVPLSMAIMMPLGSMMHKVAKATQKEMASFSGLLGRVLSEIRLVKSYRAEENETVSGGEAIQRLYRYGLKEAKIQSFISPFMTLIMMAILVVILGYGGLQVSNGTLSAGDLVAIIFYLVQIIFPFAQMATFFTSFQKAVGATERIQEIFAMDSEPVEDQSSTALEDGIITFKDVHFSYGENKKIINGITFEAKPGTVTAFVGPSGGGKTTIFSLLERFYEPDHGSIYFNGSPIHELPLRDWRSKMGYVSQESPLMSGTILSNMTYGMTKIPPLEKIIEAAKAANASSFIEELPDKYDTLVGERGMKLSGGQRQRIAIARALLHDPKILLLDEATSNLDSGSESFVQEALERLMNGRTTLIIAHRLATIMHADQIFFIEQGEITGTGTHEELLSSHELYKEFTQGQGLS